The following DNA comes from Scomber scombrus chromosome 7, fScoSco1.1, whole genome shotgun sequence.
CGATCTACTGAAGGCTTGTGGAGGAAGAACGGCTCACAAGTAAGTTGATCCATAAAATTCAACAAAGCATGAGTGCTCATTCCCATATTAAAGttgaaggctgttttttttttttttaaaacaactatttttagttcaattaaaaatgtatattcatatttcagagtaaataaagtgaaataatagAGGACAGAATGTAATCTTCAGTGctactgttgtgttttctaGAGGAGCGAGGCACGGCTTGACCATGAGCGCCAAGTTAGCCAGGCTGGAGCAGCAGGAGGCTGAGTTCATGGCTAAGTATGGCAAGAAGAGCCAAGTAGCAAGTGATTCACCAGTGGGTGTTTCACCATCATCCCAGTCAGTGGAGGGGCAGGAGGATATGGCTGAAAAGAgtaaaaagataaagaagaagaaatctgcCGTGAGCGTTAATGAGTTAAATGGGGATGCAGTGTGTGAAAGCCCTGAAACAGACGTTAAGcccaaaaagaagaagaagaaaaggaaagccAGTGAGGACACAGAGGAAACAACTGACGCAGTTCCTGCTGAGGATGAGGTGATCTGCGTAGAAAACAGTGAAGAGGACCATTctcagaaaacaaagagaaaacataaaaagaagaaaaacaatgcaGAGCAGAGCGAAGAAGACAGAGCACCTTCACCGAAGAGCACCGCTGAGCTTCACACTGATGCtgaggtgaagaagaagaagaagaaaaagaagaagaaatcctCAGAGCATCACAGTGAGGAAAAGGAGAGCGATGATACAGAATCCAGCCCATCGGAGCCGGTGCAGGACTGCGTTTCAAAAAGTAAAAAGCAAAAAGCCGCAGTTGTTTTAGAGGAAACAGAAGTTATGGAGGAAGACGTTCCAGTAaagcagaaaaggaaaaagtgtaaaaaggaCAAAGAGTTAATAAGTGACGATATCAACGAGGAGTCACTTCccccaaagaaaaagaaaaagaaaaagtccaaagAGTAGATTTTGATAAGAAACATGCTTTGAACTTTGCTGCTTGTGGAAGTTGAATCAGCTGTGGTGCAAATGTGTCAAACATGGACTGTGTGGAGACTCTGCTCTCTGATTTGACAAGTCTGTAAATGAGTTTAGATGTTTTCTATTGATTGTAAAATACCTTAAAGTCATTAATTAAGACCAGTAACCCAATAATGACATCTAGCAGTTGTGCCTCTTCtgccttttaaacattttcatattgtatGGGACAAATAACCTGACTTCTGGTCAGTTTTATTCCAATGCTGGTGTTGCAGATGTTTTAAGATTGCTACAGCTGTGGTTCAGGTGTGAGGACAGAgtgttcatccaatcacctgccaattAAGGAGCCTTTTAACACCAGGTTGCCTGTATGTACCACTTCATGtgaaatatgatgcattttagCAGACAATTTAATATGAAATGTCTACAATTCAGTGTACTTTCTGCATCATGAGCTCTTGTTATTGTTGACAAATGTGCTGTGTTCACTGCAAGGATGTAAGAGGTACACTTgatatgggggaaaaaaactattgTGTGACTACGTGAACTTTATATGCAAATTAAATGACGTGACACATCAAACAGCATCTGTGTGATGATTTCaaatttacagatttatttattttgtattctttcattttccaAGTTGTATACAAGAAGTAATGCAGCATATAGGTAAAAGAACTCagtataatacatataatatttcTGCCCACCAAACCCATCCTTCCTTTGCTTCcaattaaaaaggaaacatgactcatatataaacaaataatttGTTCTGCCAGTGTACCGTAACATGTATAAAGTATAGAAAATACCCATATATCCAAAAATGTCCTGTCATAATAAATTACAGATTCACTCAAGTTTGAATTGAACCATGACATCTTTAAATTTGGTTTCTGGATTTTTTCCCAGTTAATTGACAAGACCAAGTAAATATTTCAAGACCAGAAACTATTTTGTGACTTAACATTGAACATACATGTTAAAGGATTTGGTTCTGTTAGTGTGTTGTAAGCATTTCACAGCGATATTAAGACCAAACATCAGAACTTTGTTCCACATGCTTTGGTTGTGTCCTGTTCTGCAGGAAGCTGGGCATGTTTTGCATCTGTCACAAGATGTAGTTTTTATAATTGGATTCCAATAATTGAACATGATGTACAAACTTTTGGATGAGCACCTGTCCGTGACATGGAGAGGAGATATGTAATAGTTAAAGAATTTCATTCAAACTCTCATTCAAAGGTCGAGGGCCCAATTTGTATTCCCACTGTACTTTAAGTAGGGATCATCCTATAATTTCGGTATTATAACATGTCGATAGGATTGTTAACATTatagtatttgtgtgtttttatggacAGGTGTggatagttgtttttttatttttattatctgaaTCCC
Coding sequences within:
- the gpatch4 gene encoding G patch domain-containing protein 4, coding for MAEVEQEKSRGLKFAERQLLRHGWEQGKGLGRAENGISEAIKVKVKCDKGGVGHKEGDQFTFHWWDHVFNKASSSLQVESDQNGIMLKKTVEEEEEDGMISNKRPRKAALARDKLYGCFVKSATLLSGQKHPEPKSSSSDDSSSSDEEEDQKLDLSSTTNLSDADLLKACGGRTAHKGARHGLTMSAKLARLEQQEAEFMAKYGKKSQVASDSPVGVSPSSQSVEGQEDMAEKSKKIKKKKSAVSVNELNGDAVCESPETDVKPKKKKKKRKASEDTEETTDAVPAEDEVICVENSEEDHSQKTKRKHKKKKNNAEQSEEDRAPSPKSTAELHTDAEVKKKKKKKKKKSSEHHSEEKESDDTESSPSEPVQDCVSKSKKQKAAVVLEETEVMEEDVPVKQKRKKCKKDKELISDDINEESLPPKKKKKKKSKE